AACTTCGCTCGACAACATTTTTCAGCGCTTTAAAGCTGGAACACTTCATCTCGGCCCCCAGGAGGCTATTCATATTATTCTGGCCATGGCCTCTGCTCTATCCTACGCCCACCGTTTTGTAGACCCGGAAACCCAGGAGCCCTCGCCCGTCATTCACCGAGATGTGAGTCCACACAACATCCTTGTGAGTTACGAAGGTGAAGTGAAACTCATTGATTTCGGCATTGCCCGGATGGAGGGTGGTGCCCATCACACCCAAACTGGTGCTGTCATGGGTAAAGTTGTTTATATGAGCCCTGAGCAGCTCCGTGGCGAACGGGTCGATCACCGGACTGACATCTATGCCTTGGGAATTATTTTGTGGGAGTTGCTAACGGGATCTCGCTACTACGGTGGCCAGGATAACAATGAAATCCGCCAAAGACTGCAGGAGTCGAAAGGCCCCAAGCCTCTGCCGGGAAACATACCCTTTAAGAATGAGTTGGACGAGTTCCTCCAACACATGATGGCTCCCGACCCAAAAAGTCGGTACGCCACGGCTGAGGAGTTGGCTGCCGATCTACAGTTTTTCTACAACCAAAACTTCCCAGGCCACTCGCAGATGAATTTGCGAACTGTTCTGCAAGAAGCTTACGTTGACGATATCCGCGAATTAAAACGAAAACTGGCTCGCTATTCGGCTTTGGGCAGCAAACAAAACCACAGTAATGACGACCTGGATGAAACTGCTGTGGTAACTTCGACGGTCACCGCCATCACTCCAACGATGACTATTCAGGTTCCAGCCAGCCTGGCAAAGAACGAAGACGATCTGCGCAAGTTGGTTGAAGATGTCGTGAGTTCCCAGGTCACTTCGATCACCACCAATCGCGATCAGCCAAAATGGAAAAAAATTGCTAAAGTTCGCTACCTTTGGATTCTAGGTCTGTTGGTATTCACACTGAATATCGCCTTTAATCAGGGCTATCGCAGTCAGTTTTTGGAGAACGTAGCTCTTTTAGAAGACCTCTACCAGCGAATCTACAAAAATCGTGAAGATATTCGCGTCGTCACGGGATCGGACGGTCAGGTGGTGGCCCTGAAAGTTGGCAGTCGAGTTGTGGCGGGCAAGGAGAACAGTGAACCTCCCAAAGAAACCATTCCTCTGATAAACAAAGTAGCACCCATCACCATGGAAATGAATCAGGGCGGAAACACGCCCTCAGCAGAAACACCAGATCAAGCTCCTCCCACTCAGAGGGCTCAACCAAGTCAGCCAACAGTTCCAGAGCCACGTCAGCCAGCTTCAAAATCCAAAACCGTATCCGAAAATACAAAACCAAAAGAAAACGGCTCAGAGTACAAGCTATTTATTGATTCGGAACCCCGAGGCGCAGACATTTACATAAATGGCAAAAAGTACGAATGGCCGACCCCTGTTTACGTAAAGTTCAAAAGCAACAAGACGGTCAAACTCGAGTTAAGGAAAAAAGGTTACCAAAGGCACATGGAGCTCACTAGTCCCTCAATTGGCGTCGTCCGCCCCCGCCTGACCAACTCCCCCTGATTCCAGTGGGTGGAGTTCGATTTTCTTAAATCGTACGCGATAGGCCGACCGAGTATCATCCCCATCAGAGGACAACCAAAGAGCCAACACGTCGGGGTTAGCTGTGAATTCATGTTTGAGATCAAATCCTCCGTTTTCCGGAATCTTCCAAACCACCTGCTCCATTATAAGGTCACTGGCCGGATGCTCCCGTTTAGAACCCACATGATCTGACTTGCGAGTGCCATTTAAGAACAGAATATGATCAACCCCGACATCCTTTGGAGCAAGATCGAACAATTTCACCACCCAATCAGCTGCCATTGCCTTTTGCACAAAGTTAAGCCTCCTATCACCTTTGATCACCAATCCAATGCGAATCTGATAGTCATCCGCACCCTTCTCCCCTTGGCCAATCTCCTCCGGCAGATTCAGATCACCTTCTATTTGTCCAGTGATATGGACTGCAGATAGCTTCATAATTGAAGGCAAGGGGAATATCACAGGACTCGCAGAGTTCTTCACCTGAATGCTCAAGCCCTCTTGAGAAAACTCCACTTTATTGGGTTCAATCTTGCGGTACTTTAGGATCTGCCAGTCTTTGCCCGACTCCATGGGCACTACAAAAATCCCCATAACAAGTAATTTTGATGTAAACAATCGGACCCTTGTCATGACCTCTCCCTTTTTGTCTATCCCGAATTTACAGTCGAGTGTATTGTCAGGGTAAAGGTGGGTCTATGGCAAGTTGGTGGAATAGTTCAGGTGGCTTAGCCTATCACTTTGTCGCCTGGAGACAAAAAAGAGCTTGGCGTGAATTCCGCGCCCAAATAGGCGAGTTCCTCAACTCCCATGTCACGCCCAAGGGAGAACTTCTCCTCATTGGTCCAAGTGGCGGCTACACTCTCCCCAGCGAGTGGCTTGGTCAGTTTGAGCAAATTATGGCCCTTGATCCTGATCCTTTGGCCCCCCTGTTTTTCCGCCGCAATCATCCCGGCATCGAAGTCCACTGGTCCCGAAGAGACTATTTCATTGATTCCCAAAGGCAATGGAGGTCGCAGGGCCTCGACGAAATCGCTGCTGACTTCCCTCACCACACTCTGTTTTTTACCAATCTTATTGGCCAATTTCCCTTTCTATTGAAGAAACCTCAGCTGGAAAATGAGAACGAATGGCGCGACTGGCGCGAACACTGGCGTGGAACACTTGAATCCCGACGGTGGATTTCTGTCCATGATTTGTTTTCATCAGATCGCCGCCCCCACCCGCCCCTTAATGGAAGCACTCTGCCACCCACTAAGCAGGAATTTATTCACCAAGTCTATTCCGGGGATAGTTCGATTTTGGTAAACGATCATCTTACCTTTGATCTTTTGCCAAGCCCAGATGTGGCCCGGCGCTACGTTTGGCCCCTTTACTCCGGCCAGATTCATCTTGTTGAAGCTGCCGCCAAGAACTGCTAGGTTTAGGCTTGATTTGCACTGAACCCTTTCCCTGTTTGGAGATTGACATGAAGCTTCTTAGCATCGTGCTCTGCCTCGCTTCCGCCATCACCTTTAATATTGCCGCCTGGGGAGAAAGCTCTCCTTTGGCTCCGGTCAAGTTGGACCACCCCCGTGACACCATGCTTTCCTACATGACCGCGATGGAAGACTACAAACAAGGATTGGAAACCAACAATGATGCTCTGAAGGACCGCCTGAACGATGCCATCCGCTGCCTCAACTTGAGTGATATTCCTTTTGTCCTACGCCAAGAGAGAGGCCGAGAGGCTGCCATTTTGCTCAAAGAGGTCATCGACCGGGTCATTGTTATTGATTACGAAAGGATTCCTGAATCGTCAGAGGAAAAGCGCTGGCGCCTTAAAGACACTGAGATTGTGATTTCTCAAGTTCAAGAAGGTGACCGGGTGGGCGAATTTCTATTTTCAACTGAAACCGTCTATCGGGCTCCGGAGTTTTTCAAAAAGGTAAAGACGCTGACCTACAAGGAAGGATCCGGACAAGGAGCCGGATATAAGGAGCCCTGGGATGAGAAGCTGATTCCCTCTTGGGGAAAGAAACCCTTTCTTGGTCTACCCAAATGGAAGTGGCTGGGTATATTTGCTGCCATTTTGATTTCCCTGATTATCAAAGTTTTAGGTGAGATGGTCTTTCGCGTGGGCATTCGACTGCTCAGTCAACGAGAGGACTCCTTCCGTTATCGAGCTTTGGTCGCCCTGGAAAAGCCGATGGGTTTGGTTCTGGCAACCGCTTTTGGTTATATTGCTCTACAAGTCCTCAAGTTCGAGGGCGTCGCACTGGCGTTTTTCGTGACCGCCCTACAGATACTTCTCAGTCTTTGCTTGATCTGGGCCGCGTATCGGTTTTCAGACGTGATCACCTTCACCCTCACCCGTGTTGCAGAGAAGACCGATACTGATTTGGATGATCACTTGGTCCCCCTAATCACTCGGTCCCTAAGGATCTTTGTGGTCATCGTCGGAACCCTAGTTACCATCCAAAATCTGGGCTTTAATGTCATGTCCCTGCTCGCCGGTCTTGGCCTGGGAGGTTTGGCTTTCGCCCTCGCTGCAAAAGACACCGCCGCCAATCTCTTTGGTTCGCTCATGATTCTCCTCGATCGTCCTTTTAAGGTGGGCGATTGGATTGTCGTGGGCAAAGATGAAGGCAAGGTGGAGGACATTGGCTTTCGTTCCACAAGGATACGCACATTTTATAATTCACAAATCTCTGTGCCAAACAGTGTTCTGGTTAATACCAATATCGACAACATGGGCCGCCGCGATGCCCGACGCTTCAAAACTACAATCGGTGTGACCTATTCAACAACCGCCGAGCAATTGGAGGCGTTTTTGGAGGGGATCAAGCAGATCCTCAGAGCCAATCCATCGACCCGTAAGGATAATTTTCACGTAAGCTTCAGTGAGTACGGTAACTCCAGCCTTAACATTCTGATCTACTGCCATCTGCTGGTAACGGAATATGGCGAAGAACTCCTTGAACGACAGAATATTCTTCTTGAAATCATGCGCCTGGCGCAAAAGCTGGGTATTGAGTTTGCATTCCCAACCCAAACTCTTCATGTAGAGACCTTTCCCGGACAGGAAAACCCTAAGTCGGTGAACTCTGACAGCCAGAGATTGCGGAATGTTCCAAGAGAATTTGGCCCCGGTGGAGTCGAGTCCAAACCCGAAGGACTTGGCTATTTCGTACCTGCGTTTAAGGAAACCTAGAACGAACTGGCCCACTTAATTGTTGATCCGCAGAACTGTGGCTCGCCTTTGTCCGGGAATCGGTCCGATTGACGAGCCATTCCCGTGAATCCGAATCCTCACCGTCGCGCAGGGCGTATCCGAACTGCGGCGGCAAGCTGACGCAGTCCGAAGACGCGCCTGCCGCCGAAAAGGTGCGTGAGGATTCACGGAGAATGGTCGGCAAAGGACCGGATTCACTGAGAAGGGATTCTGCGGATCAACAATTAAGTGGGCCAGTTCAAACTAGCAAACAAAGCTAGGCGGCAGAAAGCCAGGCATGAAGGCGAACCTGATCATCTTTCTTCTTGAGGGGAGACAGGGCGACCCGGAAGCGACCATTAGGTGGTTGATTTTCGACGATAGAACAGGTCAGTTGAACAGCTTCTCGCGTGGCCGGTTTGACGACCGTAATGGTACAATAGCCAAAGACCCAATCAGGTAAAGGATCTTCAAGCAAAATCCCACCGACCGATACATCCACAGAATTGGTTTCAAACTTTTGCCCATTACAATCGATCAGGATTTCGTAGCGACGCTTGAGCCTCTGATGCGCCCGATGGACAAACTCCGCACCCTCACTCTCTATAGGTAAATCCGGAATCTCACTCACCGCCACCACTTCAACTTCTGTCGCTGCCTGGTTGTCGACCTCGTTACCCTGATAAAGGCGCCTAATGGCGGTTATGGTATCGTCCTCGCGGTACTCTTCAGGAATTGGAGGGGGCTTAGCTCCCATTTGGCGGTCGTTCGGCTTTAGCACGTCAGGCACTCGACTGACGACCTTCCACTTCTTCCAGTCTTCACGCCAAACTAGCCAATTGACTCTTTCTTTTGGTGAAATGCGCGACACAAAACAACGCACCTCCTCGATGGTCAATCCATCGAGGCGTTCGCCATTTTCCGCATCATAGAGACACCATAATAGTGGTTGACTCTCTTCCACCCAGACTCCCTCTTATCCCTTAGAAACAGGTCGCCGGTATAAAGGCCTTTTTGTTTTTCATGTGGACCTTATACCAACCCTTGCTGTGGGCACTGATGACCATCTTGTCGCCCTTTTTCACTTCTTTCATCACCGGGCCGCTGACCGAAGCCACAGATCGAATTTGGCAACTCTTACGTGCTGATTTCTTCGCCGGCGCCTTTCCCTTCATGTCGACCTTCATGCCACGCGTGTCCTGAGCGGCAATCGCATCGTTAGCGCTTTCAAAGGTCACCGTGTTCGATCGGGCTCGTGCCTCTTTCGCCGCATACTTTCGCGAGCGGTTTTCAGCCGTTGCCTTGCGGGCCTTTTGCTTGGCCAAATTATTTTGGTGCCTCTGTTTCATCTCTTGTGCCCTTGCCTCAGTGTCCTGAGCGCGACCCTTTGCCAAATCGGCTTCTGCCTGGGCCATCTCAGCTTCGTCCTCAGCCCTCTCCACATCTTTGCGCATCTTCCGCAAAGAGGCTTCCTTATCCGCCACTCGCTTGCGCGAGCGATCCATTTCCTCTTTATATTTGGATACCCTGGTCTTGGCCTTTTGCTCTTCGACCTTCAGGTTTTTTTCCGCTTCTTGAATTCTTTTGATTGTGTCGGCCTCTTTGACCCGGGCCTCGTCTCTATCCTGACGAGCCTTGGTCACACTGTCTTTTGTGTCCTGAATTTTCTTTTCAACCGCACGCTTTTCCTGGAGAAGGTTTGCCACTTTCTCGCGAACCATATCTCGATCACGCTCCGTCTTTTCTCGCTCCGCCTGAGCCTCTTCCAACTCGGACTTTTTATTGGCGATATCCTGCTCGTACTTTTTCTGCTGTTCCTGAGCCTTGACCTTGTCCTTTTCAAATTGCTTGCGGTCGTTACGAGCGCGAACAATCTGGTCATCAAACTTCTTGATTTGCATATCCGCATCCCGAGCCTTGGCTTTGGCGTTTGCAATCTCCTGCTCGGCATCCTTTTGAGCCCGCTCAGTCCGCCGCCTCTCGTCCTCAGCCCTTTCCCGGGTGGCTTTGGCTTCCTGTTGAGCTGCCTCGGACTCCGCTAGGGCGTCCTCCATCTCAGCCTCAACATCATCCAGGTCTGCCACCAAAATGCCGGGACCATTGTAGGCAAAGGCTTCATCAATAAAGGTGATGCCCATCAATATAGATAGAATGAAAAACAATTGTATTGGGCACACCCGGGATCGGTTGCCCTTATGCCTTCCGTGCATTCGTCATCCCCCTTGCACTCGCTGCAATTAACTTATCGGCATCAGGTGGGATTTTTGAAATGAAACGGGATTTTTTGCGTGCCAACGGGGCCTGAAATCCCTACAAAGGGCGGGCCCATTTTTGGACCCTCCGCCTGAAGCCTAAACAACCCTACCTAGCATCTCAATAAAATAAATAATTTCAGATAATTACGGATTTCTCTGAGACATCTCTCTGATGATCCGCGCTCCCCTCCCAAGGACCAGCCTTGTCCTTTTTACCATAAGCCGGTTTTTGCCGTTCTCAAATCAAAACAAATAGGGTCTCAGGCTGAGATTACTGGCACCGCCCTTGCTTAGGACTAAGGTATCCCCCCCTTGGCGACCTGGTCCCCCTCCTTACCCTCCAGGTCGCTTTTTTTTTGCTTAAAATTCGATTGGGCCTTTGGGAGAGAATTCCCCGCTTGGTCTTCCGTCGTTTGCTCCACACCCCTACACTGAAATTGTCCCCTTTTACTGTGGAGATCCCTTGCCACTCAAACGATTGCTCATTACAGCTGCCGCACTCCTCCTGGCTTTCGCTTCTGGGGCCAAGCCTCTTGAGCGGATCGTCATTGACCCCGGTCACGGGGGTATGGATAAGGGCGCGGTTTACAACAGCCTCCAGGAAAAGGAGATCACCCTGCAGATTTCCAAACGCCTGCAAAAGAAGCTTGTCGATCAGGGGTGGATTGTTTTTCTCACTCGCGATTCGGATCGCCACCTTTCACTTGCTGAGCGGGCACAGGCGGCCCGAGAATTTAATGGGGACCTGTTTCTGTCGGTTCACATCAACTCCTCTGAAGACAAAAGGGCCCAAGGGATGGAGATCTACTTCCAGAATCAACTTCCCCCTGATGAAGAGTCCATGTTCCAGGCCAAAAGAGAGAATGACGACATCAACCCGCGCGAAGAACTGGAATGGCCCCTGCACCCGATTGCGGAAGCCTCTCACTTGCGTGGAGATCTGCTGAACATCATCCAGGATCTTCAGCGCAGTCATCGTATTCACTCCAGCTCCCTCCTCGCCGTTCAACTAACGGAAGCCTGGCAAGGTAAGCGCAAGTCGGCGGAAAATACCATTCGCCAGGCACCCTTTTATGTTGTGAGCAATGTGAACATGCCCAGCGCTCTCGTCGAAGTCGGCTTTCTTTCCAATCAAAGGGAGGCCCACCAATTGCGCTCTGCTCACTATCAAAATCAAGTGGTGGATGGCATCGCCAAGGGCCTTAAAGGGTTCAAAGAAATGGTGGACAAATCCATCAGCCCGGGCCTAAAGTAGCCCCCATGCGTACAGATGGCCGTCAATTCGATCAAATCCGCCCCGTTACTATTGAACCCGAAGTCCTTCGCTATGCCGAGGGAAGTGCCAAGATCACCATGGGTGAAACCATTGTCGTCTGCACCGCAAGCCTTGAAGATGGAACGCCCAAATGGCTGCAAGGTTCCGGCTCGGGATGGGTCACTGCCGAATATGGTATGCTTCCACGCAGTACCCACAGCCGCATTCGTCGTGACAAGGCTTTGAGTGGTGGACGGACTCAGGAGATCTCCCGCCTGATTGGTCGCAGCCTGAGGGCGGCGGTGGACCTAAAAGCTCTTGGTGAGAACCAGATCACTGTGGATTGCGATGTTCTCCAGGCCGACGGTGGAACCCGAACGGCCGCTATCACCGGCGGATTCGTGGCTCTTGCCCTGGCACTCCGATTTATGAAACAGCAGGGAATCGTCAAGCAAATTCCCATTCTCAATTACGTGGCTGCCATTAGCGTCGGCCTACACAATGGGCAAGCGCTTCTCGATCTCAACTACGACGAGGATTCCAATATTCACACCGACATGAATTTTGTCATGACCAATGATAAGCGGTTCATCGAGATCCAAGGCACGGCGGAAGACACCCCATTCACCCGTAGCGAATTGGACAACCTGTTATCCATGGCTGAAAAAGGCTGTTTGGAGTTGGTCGAGAAGCAGCGGGCTCTCATCGGCGAATTTATCACCTTATAAGGAGAGGCTCTAATGGAGCTGTGGATCGCTACTTCAAACGAAGGAAAACTGCGGGAAATCCGTTCCCTCTTGATGGATAAAGATATTCAGGTCCACGCTCAGGGGGAGCTTTCTTTCTTTTCGCCGCCTCCAGAAAACGGTGACAGCTTTGAGGCCAACGCCCGCATCAAGGCCAAGTCCCTAAAGGCCGTCAAATCGGATTGCTGGGTTTTGGGCGAGGACTCGGGGTTGGAGGTTGAAGGACTGGGGAATATGCCTGGCATCCACTCGGCTCGCTACGCTGGGCCCAAAGCCTCTACGGCGGAGAACAATGCCAAGCTGTTGAAGATGTTGGACCTACGGTCTTACGACAAAAGATCCGCCCAATTCCGTTGCGTGATGGTTGTCTATAGCCCCGATGGCAAGGAACATGTCTTGGATGGTTGTCTTAAAGGTGAGATCGCCAAGAAGCTTCAGGGATCCACAGGGTTTGGCTACGATCCGCTGTTCATTCCCGAAGGGGAGAGTAAAACCCTGGCTGAGCTTGGGCCAGGGGTGAAAAACAAAATTTCCCATCGAGCCCAAGCACTGCGCAAGCTTCTCGAAATCCTGTAAGAGGATTCTCACAATTAAAGAGACTATTTAAAAGCAGAGTGAAGCTGTTTTAGAGAAGTGGACTGGCCTCGGGAGATTCCATGTCAGGGGATTCAGGAGCTTGCTTTTCAAAGGGAACGGGCTGGCCCCCTGCTCTCTCCAAGTCACGGCGGGTGCGAAAGAGCTTCATCTCGTCCAGACTGGCAAAAATATTTATTTGTCGTTTTAGTTTTTCCGATGGCGACAGAAGGGCAAACTGACCACCCTCTTTCACCAATCGCCCAGCCACATCGGCAAAATATTTGATACTTGGAAGACTGAGAAACTGAGCCTGCTCCAAATCCAAAACCAAATGGTGCTCTCCGCGACCA
This is a stretch of genomic DNA from Pseudobdellovibrionaceae bacterium. It encodes these proteins:
- a CDS encoding protein kinase, producing MKFPKIDKYILFEVIGRGGMGEIFLGKNPGFDGIGKFLAIKKIRPEFTLDPEMVRLFRREAQVAIKLNHSNIGSIYEFGMHDQSFFLVMEFIAGTSLDNIFQRFKAGTLHLGPQEAIHIILAMASALSYAHRFVDPETQEPSPVIHRDVSPHNILVSYEGEVKLIDFGIARMEGGAHHTQTGAVMGKVVYMSPEQLRGERVDHRTDIYALGIILWELLTGSRYYGGQDNNEIRQRLQESKGPKPLPGNIPFKNELDEFLQHMMAPDPKSRYATAEELAADLQFFYNQNFPGHSQMNLRTVLQEAYVDDIRELKRKLARYSALGSKQNHSNDDLDETAVVTSTVTAITPTMTIQVPASLAKNEDDLRKLVEDVVSSQVTSITTNRDQPKWKKIAKVRYLWILGLLVFTLNIAFNQGYRSQFLENVALLEDLYQRIYKNREDIRVVTGSDGQVVALKVGSRVVAGKENSEPPKETIPLINKVAPITMEMNQGGNTPSAETPDQAPPTQRAQPSQPTVPEPRQPASKSKTVSENTKPKENGSEYKLFIDSEPRGADIYINGKKYEWPTPVYVKFKSNKTVKLELRKKGYQRHMELTSPSIGVVRPRLTNSP
- a CDS encoding mechanosensitive ion channel, with the translated sequence MKLLSIVLCLASAITFNIAAWGESSPLAPVKLDHPRDTMLSYMTAMEDYKQGLETNNDALKDRLNDAIRCLNLSDIPFVLRQERGREAAILLKEVIDRVIVIDYERIPESSEEKRWRLKDTEIVISQVQEGDRVGEFLFSTETVYRAPEFFKKVKTLTYKEGSGQGAGYKEPWDEKLIPSWGKKPFLGLPKWKWLGIFAAILISLIIKVLGEMVFRVGIRLLSQREDSFRYRALVALEKPMGLVLATAFGYIALQVLKFEGVALAFFVTALQILLSLCLIWAAYRFSDVITFTLTRVAEKTDTDLDDHLVPLITRSLRIFVVIVGTLVTIQNLGFNVMSLLAGLGLGGLAFALAAKDTAANLFGSLMILLDRPFKVGDWIVVGKDEGKVEDIGFRSTRIRTFYNSQISVPNSVLVNTNIDNMGRRDARRFKTTIGVTYSTTAEQLEAFLEGIKQILRANPSTRKDNFHVSFSEYGNSSLNILIYCHLLVTEYGEELLERQNILLEIMRLAQKLGIEFAFPTQTLHVETFPGQENPKSVNSDSQRLRNVPREFGPGGVESKPEGLGYFVPAFKET
- a CDS encoding PilZ domain-containing protein, translated to MEESQPLLWCLYDAENGERLDGLTIEEVRCFVSRISPKERVNWLVWREDWKKWKVVSRVPDVLKPNDRQMGAKPPPIPEEYREDDTITAIRRLYQGNEVDNQAATEVEVVAVSEIPDLPIESEGAEFVHRAHQRLKRRYEILIDCNGQKFETNSVDVSVGGILLEDPLPDWVFGYCTITVVKPATREAVQLTCSIVENQPPNGRFRVALSPLKKKDDQVRLHAWLSAA
- a CDS encoding N-acetylmuramoyl-L-alanine amidase gives rise to the protein MPLKRLLITAAALLLAFASGAKPLERIVIDPGHGGMDKGAVYNSLQEKEITLQISKRLQKKLVDQGWIVFLTRDSDRHLSLAERAQAAREFNGDLFLSVHINSSEDKRAQGMEIYFQNQLPPDEESMFQAKRENDDINPREELEWPLHPIAEASHLRGDLLNIIQDLQRSHRIHSSSLLAVQLTEAWQGKRKSAENTIRQAPFYVVSNVNMPSALVEVGFLSNQREAHQLRSAHYQNQVVDGIAKGLKGFKEMVDKSISPGLK
- the rph gene encoding ribonuclease PH, with translation MRTDGRQFDQIRPVTIEPEVLRYAEGSAKITMGETIVVCTASLEDGTPKWLQGSGSGWVTAEYGMLPRSTHSRIRRDKALSGGRTQEISRLIGRSLRAAVDLKALGENQITVDCDVLQADGGTRTAAITGGFVALALALRFMKQQGIVKQIPILNYVAAISVGLHNGQALLDLNYDEDSNIHTDMNFVMTNDKRFIEIQGTAEDTPFTRSELDNLLSMAEKGCLELVEKQRALIGEFITL
- the rdgB gene encoding RdgB/HAM1 family non-canonical purine NTP pyrophosphatase; its protein translation is MELWIATSNEGKLREIRSLLMDKDIQVHAQGELSFFSPPPENGDSFEANARIKAKSLKAVKSDCWVLGEDSGLEVEGLGNMPGIHSARYAGPKASTAENNAKLLKMLDLRSYDKRSAQFRCVMVVYSPDGKEHVLDGCLKGEIAKKLQGSTGFGYDPLFIPEGESKTLAELGPGVKNKISHRAQALRKLLEIL
- a CDS encoding STAS domain-containing protein, which gives rise to MVLQIIGVMDAFEVRKLSTWSVISVVDRVDSFNFDDLKAQVEKLVGRGEHHLVLDLEQAQFLSLPSIKYFADVAGRLVKEGGQFALLSPSEKLKRQINIFASLDEMKLFRTRRDLERAGGQPVPFEKQAPESPDMESPEASPLL